The Halarchaeum grantii genome includes a window with the following:
- a CDS encoding tyrosine-type recombinase/integrase — protein sequence MSDLEALDPHEAMEMWLDHQRTNRSEATIQSYTYRVGIFVEWCESEGITDLNDLTGRDLHRFDAERRSEGLSVSTVNNQMGTLRLFLRFCETIDGVRDGLAETVDPPSVRKAERADSEKLEPERAQTIFDQLHRFEYGSFDHALFALAWHTGMRLGGLRALDVEDCYLEADDLDRLPQRVPVSDEVLGDVEPPFVWVPHHEGTTALKNQRDGERAVALLDDYADVLRAYINVNRPSITDENDRRPLFCTSKGDGRASKGTLRRHIYKITQPCRFGDCPHGRDPEECVAREHGRESRCPSVRKPHAIRTGAITHHLDRGWSKTDLGSRVNATADTIDTHYDWPDKLRRMQSRRSLLDTLDEDGDEQ from the coding sequence GTGAGCGACCTCGAAGCTCTCGACCCGCACGAAGCGATGGAGATGTGGCTCGACCACCAGCGGACGAACCGCTCGGAGGCGACGATCCAGTCCTACACGTACCGCGTCGGGATCTTCGTCGAGTGGTGCGAGTCGGAGGGAATCACCGACCTGAACGACCTCACCGGGCGCGACCTCCACCGCTTCGACGCCGAGCGCCGTAGTGAGGGGTTGTCCGTTTCGACGGTGAACAATCAGATGGGCACGCTCCGGCTCTTCCTCCGGTTCTGCGAGACCATCGACGGCGTGCGCGACGGGCTCGCCGAGACCGTCGACCCGCCGAGCGTTCGAAAGGCGGAACGCGCGGATTCCGAGAAGCTCGAACCCGAGCGTGCTCAAACGATCTTCGACCAGCTGCACCGCTTCGAGTACGGGAGCTTCGACCACGCGCTGTTCGCGCTCGCGTGGCACACGGGGATGCGCCTCGGTGGCCTGCGTGCGCTCGACGTCGAAGACTGCTACCTCGAAGCCGACGATCTTGACCGTCTCCCCCAGCGGGTCCCGGTCTCCGATGAAGTCCTCGGCGACGTCGAACCGCCGTTCGTCTGGGTGCCCCATCACGAGGGGACGACGGCGTTGAAGAACCAGCGCGACGGCGAGCGCGCGGTCGCGCTTCTCGACGACTACGCGGACGTGCTACGCGCCTACATCAACGTGAACCGGCCGTCTATCACCGACGAGAACGACCGCCGGCCGCTCTTCTGCACGTCGAAGGGCGACGGGCGAGCGTCGAAGGGGACGCTCCGGCGGCACATCTACAAGATCACCCAGCCGTGTCGCTTCGGTGACTGTCCGCATGGCCGCGACCCCGAGGAGTGCGTCGCTCGCGAGCACGGTCGGGAGTCGCGGTGTCCGAGTGTTCGGAAGCCGCACGCGATTCGGACGGGCGCGATCACGCACCATCTCGACCGTGGGTGGTCGAAGACGGACCTCGGATCGAGGGTGAACGCGACGGCGGACACCATCGACACACACTACGACTGGCCGGACAAGCTCCGGCGGATGCAGTCGCGGCGGTCGCTTCTCGACACGCTCGACGAGGACGGTGATGAGCAATGA
- a CDS encoding type II toxin-antitoxin system HicA family toxin: MAGTFTGKDVASALMEMNYVPVDRTGSHLKLRWEAPDGDEVRVVTVPMHGEIPTGTLRSIAEQCGAEDFRAWCEWIDEHS; this comes from the coding sequence ATGGCGGGGACCTTCACCGGGAAGGACGTCGCGTCGGCGCTGATGGAGATGAACTACGTACCGGTCGACCGGACCGGGAGTCACCTGAAACTCCGCTGGGAGGCTCCCGACGGCGACGAGGTCCGCGTCGTCACAGTGCCGATGCACGGCGAAATCCCGACCGGAACGCTCCGCTCCATCGCCGAGCAGTGCGGCGCGGAGGACTTCCGCGCGTGGTGCGAGTGGATCGACGAACACAGCTGA
- a CDS encoding restriction endonuclease gives MASAEELREHFDEIAEITDRSGSSRSQPDFNRAIPGLIESLGYDRDKLFFDVTYEPERDSGFVRWVNAAIKQDVTSPIWMTISTNFNFSHGEEESFSWPGHRGYQAHIDKQTLEEISDQTDAQYSVLISNHRIAYYNGFDFRGFSFEDLTAEAVREIFGDLRAPESLPQSEEESREDRLEIFHKTEFRRTNSDLKISIETDHYSLDLQKFWNELEAVRSAESPIEKGNSLERLSHSIFDGFPFIQIRGQNVRTSSAEIDLILEYQPPSGGTLFDDFGRYILVECKNWQRSVGADTVRDFKGKADSAKVDLGIIVASNGISGESGKDAVDELNQYYQRDDLTIIVIDESDLETIIRGNSLYEIIDEKIFNRRFRRIV, from the coding sequence ATGGCGTCGGCAGAAGAACTGCGGGAGCATTTTGATGAAATCGCTGAAATCACAGATAGAAGTGGTTCTAGCCGTAGCCAGCCAGACTTTAACCGGGCGATACCAGGTCTAATCGAGTCACTAGGGTATGACAGAGATAAGTTGTTTTTTGATGTTACTTACGAACCCGAGCGCGACTCTGGCTTCGTCCGCTGGGTAAATGCCGCCATCAAGCAAGACGTCACATCACCAATATGGATGACTATATCGACTAATTTTAATTTTTCTCATGGTGAGGAAGAATCGTTTAGTTGGCCAGGACATAGGGGATATCAAGCACATATTGATAAACAAACCTTAGAAGAGATCTCTGACCAGACGGACGCACAGTATTCTGTATTGATCTCAAACCACCGTATCGCGTATTATAATGGGTTTGATTTTAGAGGATTTTCTTTTGAGGATCTGACTGCTGAAGCCGTACGGGAGATATTTGGTGACTTGCGTGCTCCAGAAAGCCTGCCTCAAAGCGAGGAGGAGTCAAGGGAAGATAGGTTAGAGATATTTCACAAGACGGAATTTCGACGAACAAATAGTGACCTCAAAATCTCAATCGAGACTGACCATTATTCGCTAGATCTACAGAAGTTCTGGAATGAGTTAGAGGCGGTTCGGTCTGCAGAGTCACCCATCGAGAAGGGGAACTCATTAGAAAGGTTATCCCACTCTATTTTCGATGGGTTCCCATTCATACAGATTAGAGGGCAGAACGTTCGAACCTCGTCCGCAGAAATAGATTTGATTCTGGAATATCAGCCGCCTTCGGGAGGAACACTGTTTGATGACTTTGGAAGATATATTCTTGTAGAATGTAAGAACTGGCAGAGGTCTGTAGGTGCAGATACAGTTCGTGATTTCAAGGGGAAGGCCGATTCAGCAAAAGTCGATCTTGGAATAATTGTCGCGTCAAATGGGATTTCCGGTGAGAGCGGGAAAGACGCTGTAGATGAGCTAAACCAGTACTATCAACGTGATGACCTCACAATAATTGTTATCGACGAATCCGATTTAGAGACGATAATCCGAGGCAATTCACTATATGAGATTATCGACGAAAAAATATTCAACCGCAGATTTAGGAGGATAGTCTAA
- a CDS encoding type II toxin-antitoxin system HicB family antitoxin — protein sequence MASASRDTNGEGVKFVHEEDGSITAVDEETGVASFGDTKAEALRMLAEALELHEGGGEPVTDEDLEEFGLDPDDVGGESEEPPEFMR from the coding sequence ATGGCGAGTGCGTCCCGAGACACGAACGGCGAGGGCGTGAAGTTCGTCCACGAGGAGGACGGGAGCATCACGGCCGTCGACGAGGAGACGGGCGTCGCGTCGTTCGGCGACACGAAGGCGGAGGCACTGCGGATGCTCGCCGAAGCGCTCGAACTCCACGAGGGCGGCGGCGAACCGGTCACGGACGAGGACCTCGAGGAGTTCGGCCTCGATCCCGACGACGTCGGCGGCGAGTCCGAAGAGCCCCCCGAGTTCATGCGGTAG
- a CDS encoding MarR family transcriptional regulator yields the protein MKAVTPGWHEVAGNLNFSGLEGWFALESAFDPEETTREFTESGERWLATLSYQEGNLLPPTDGETPDGTAVEFETIREWRLTIKRHPDEDPVAEPAVEREGRQRFSAHVRPRWRHQKAEKTNGDLTDIPTPDSLGDGLNVRVSGANIDPRRYFPLLRHAVTAFGVNPAHFGGVPGEDGYGPHETSNIQDAERYVRVYKGESGPIHGRDGPLARMGHLLENDRTGYRKVVQNDDDERGRNRPGYYHTVTLGPKRVAEAFPGHELAIECKHYYAREAVGTDPRKPTAHPKLGASYQVSRMPADYTLRWDDEGVTQLQRELDRVVLSALAEAGLDVAPSDREDDDGDGPGGRGPFVEDAYWTPEVSERGPDPVRLDFARIRDEQESVVVRHLADGGFSPVEWEIAETLASDGGEVAPADIAEENDRPLGSVYRALQRLDGFLNRAREKIAFESPHVAELVVDAVRQARDAGQRGLATVAKAAEANRRGAEESASAFVAWAAKHDVDVTNREDARMRLRLDGDLPAREIRRRIQRGYELWTDAGRDPATYRMAHIDLGNRGSAASYWLG from the coding sequence GTGAAGGCGGTCACGCCGGGGTGGCACGAAGTCGCGGGGAACCTGAACTTCAGCGGGCTCGAAGGTTGGTTCGCGCTGGAATCGGCCTTCGACCCCGAGGAGACGACGCGTGAGTTCACGGAGAGCGGCGAGCGATGGCTCGCGACGCTCTCCTATCAGGAGGGGAACCTCCTGCCGCCGACCGACGGCGAGACACCGGACGGGACGGCGGTGGAGTTCGAGACGATTCGGGAGTGGCGCCTCACCATCAAACGCCACCCGGACGAGGACCCCGTCGCCGAGCCCGCCGTCGAGCGCGAGGGCCGCCAGCGCTTCAGCGCACACGTCCGCCCGCGCTGGCGCCACCAGAAGGCCGAGAAGACCAACGGCGACCTCACCGACATCCCGACGCCGGACTCGCTCGGTGACGGGCTGAACGTCCGCGTCTCCGGGGCGAACATCGACCCGCGACGCTACTTCCCGCTCCTGCGCCACGCCGTCACCGCGTTCGGCGTGAACCCCGCGCACTTCGGCGGCGTGCCCGGAGAGGACGGCTACGGCCCCCACGAGACGAGCAACATCCAGGACGCCGAGCGCTACGTCCGCGTCTACAAGGGCGAGTCCGGCCCCATCCACGGCCGCGACGGCCCGCTCGCGCGCATGGGCCACCTCCTCGAAAACGACCGCACCGGCTACCGGAAGGTCGTGCAGAACGACGACGACGAGCGCGGCCGGAACCGCCCCGGTTACTACCACACCGTGACGCTCGGCCCGAAGCGCGTCGCCGAGGCCTTCCCCGGCCACGAACTCGCCATCGAGTGCAAGCACTACTACGCGCGCGAGGCCGTCGGCACCGACCCACGGAAGCCGACCGCGCACCCGAAACTCGGCGCGTCCTACCAGGTGTCGCGGATGCCCGCCGACTACACGCTTCGGTGGGACGACGAGGGAGTCACCCAGCTCCAGCGCGAGCTCGACCGCGTGGTCTTGTCGGCGCTCGCCGAGGCCGGCCTCGACGTCGCACCGAGCGACCGCGAGGACGACGACGGCGACGGGCCGGGTGGTCGCGGGCCGTTCGTCGAAGACGCCTACTGGACGCCGGAGGTGAGCGAGCGCGGCCCGGACCCGGTACGTCTCGACTTCGCGCGGATTCGCGACGAGCAGGAATCCGTGGTCGTTCGCCACCTCGCCGACGGCGGGTTCTCACCCGTCGAGTGGGAGATCGCGGAGACGCTCGCGAGTGACGGCGGGGAAGTCGCGCCGGCGGACATCGCCGAGGAGAACGACCGACCGCTCGGAAGCGTGTACCGCGCGCTACAGCGCCTCGACGGGTTCCTCAACCGCGCTCGCGAGAAGATCGCCTTCGAGTCCCCCCACGTCGCGGAACTCGTCGTCGACGCGGTGCGCCAGGCGCGTGACGCGGGCCAGCGCGGACTCGCGACGGTCGCGAAGGCGGCAGAAGCGAACCGCCGGGGCGCCGAGGAGTCGGCGAGCGCGTTCGTCGCGTGGGCGGCGAAGCACGACGTCGACGTGACGAACCGCGAGGACGCCCGGATGCGCCTCCGACTCGACGGCGACCTCCCGGCGCGCGAGATTCGCCGACGAATCCAGCGCGGCTACGAGCTGTGGACGGACGCCGGCCGCGACCCCGCCACCTACCGTATGGCCCACATCGACCTCGGGAATCGCGGCTCGGCCGCCAGCTACTGGCTCGGGTAG
- a CDS encoding Cdc6/Cdc18 family protein, with the protein MITNLRALEDAYVPRDLHHREGQINQMTAALEPLVGGHAGEDLFVFGPSGAGKTTTTRYVLRQLDREASIRWGYVNCISDSGKSAVLHRLLRDAELGHDLRQDGTAPSRFLNRLRDLDEQFVAILDEVDVLADHDVLMSLYEIPNVTLVLVTLDEDDFFARLDGRLQSRLRGACRVELRPYGHDEMVDILRSRVKAALRPGMVRDDVLDHIADIATGDARYGIALLRRAARHVETNDGRYITVDVVDGVVGEARDVINEQRVAELSTEKRILFELIAQSGRISASDLRARYKQQRSDPVASRTRRKYLRALEEHYGLIASSGTGRGKVFYSNI; encoded by the coding sequence ATGATCACCAACCTCCGAGCACTGGAGGATGCCTACGTCCCGCGTGACCTGCATCATCGGGAGGGGCAGATCAACCAGATGACCGCCGCGCTCGAACCCCTGGTCGGCGGTCATGCTGGTGAGGACCTGTTCGTCTTCGGTCCGAGTGGCGCCGGGAAAACGACGACGACGCGCTACGTACTCCGACAACTCGACCGCGAGGCGTCGATTCGTTGGGGTTACGTGAACTGCATCAGCGACTCCGGGAAGTCCGCCGTTCTCCACCGGCTTCTTCGCGACGCCGAGCTCGGCCACGATCTCCGACAGGACGGCACTGCGCCGAGTCGCTTCCTGAATCGACTCCGCGACCTGGACGAGCAGTTCGTCGCCATCCTCGACGAGGTTGACGTCCTCGCCGATCACGATGTCCTCATGTCCCTCTACGAAATTCCGAACGTCACGCTCGTCTTGGTCACGCTCGACGAGGACGACTTCTTCGCCCGCCTCGACGGTCGCCTCCAGAGTCGTCTACGGGGAGCGTGCCGCGTGGAGTTGCGGCCGTACGGCCACGACGAGATGGTCGACATTCTGCGCTCGCGCGTGAAAGCCGCACTCCGCCCCGGTATGGTCCGCGACGACGTCCTCGACCACATCGCCGACATCGCGACCGGCGACGCACGCTACGGGATCGCGCTCCTCCGGCGGGCCGCCCGCCACGTCGAGACGAATGATGGCCGCTACATCACCGTCGACGTCGTCGATGGCGTCGTCGGTGAGGCCCGCGACGTGATCAACGAGCAGCGCGTCGCCGAACTCTCCACCGAGAAACGCATCCTCTTCGAACTCATCGCACAGTCCGGCCGGATCTCAGCCAGTGACCTCCGAGCTCGCTACAAGCAGCAGCGCTCGGATCCAGTCGCGAGTCGGACCCGTCGGAAGTATCTGCGTGCCCTCGAGGAGCACTACGGTCTCATCGCGTCGAGCGGGACGGGCCGTGGCAAGGTCTTCTACTCGAACATCTGA
- a CDS encoding DUF488 domain-containing protein — MTVHTTYFGGLAGLDVETDAVLAVVRRPHDFIDDVTDRNVAALAPPESLLTAYKRVEDAAETDGEPLPAKIAWESVSFEARYRRRLQNYAGANRALSKLRNRLRDGETLTLACWEKNPQWCHRRVLADVLVEPLGDVAVEHHPEPFVPEPEPRDTSLTTFGGDEA, encoded by the coding sequence ATGACGGTCCACACGACCTACTTCGGCGGTCTCGCCGGCCTCGACGTCGAGACTGACGCCGTCCTCGCGGTTGTTCGCCGTCCCCACGACTTTATCGACGACGTCACCGACCGCAACGTCGCCGCGCTCGCACCGCCCGAGTCGCTCCTCACCGCCTACAAGCGCGTCGAGGACGCCGCCGAGACCGACGGCGAGCCTCTTCCCGCGAAGATAGCCTGGGAGAGTGTGAGCTTCGAGGCGCGGTATCGACGCCGTCTACAGAACTACGCCGGCGCGAACCGCGCGCTGTCGAAGCTCCGAAATCGCCTTCGCGACGGTGAGACACTCACACTCGCGTGCTGGGAGAAGAATCCACAGTGGTGTCACCGGCGCGTCCTCGCCGACGTTCTCGTCGAGCCGCTCGGCGACGTCGCCGTCGAACACCATCCCGAGCCGTTCGTCCCTGAGCCCGAGCCGCGTGACACCTCTCTCACCACCTTCGGAGGTGACGAGGCGTGA
- a CDS encoding ArsR family transcriptional regulator, which produces MTRVDLDILETLQNEGNDELVLTPGVIAENTHWGRNTVRKHLILLRNHSLVEYYDEDRSLYQLSDRGRAWLRGDLPTEELEDDDE; this is translated from the coding sequence ATGACTCGCGTTGACCTCGATATTCTGGAAACGCTCCAGAATGAGGGGAACGACGAGCTCGTTCTGACGCCGGGAGTGATCGCAGAGAACACCCACTGGGGCCGTAACACGGTGCGAAAACACCTGATACTGCTCCGCAACCACAGCCTCGTCGAATACTACGACGAAGACCGCTCTCTCTACCAGCTCTCAGATCGCGGCCGCGCGTGGCTCCGTGGCGATCTCCCGACCGAGGAGCTTGAGGACGACGATGAATGA
- a CDS encoding ATP-binding protein, with the protein MSDENATQDLYTPAQSREHLDGYGIRDPLAHPNSAIVEDQLVDRYLAVLQNVYDPTTAERPDVLPGRAEQLEEVRRIAAVSATERHREALADGDMQTLKHLTGQQDQRADVSGMKAIGKIDQLINGPAPILVIIGEPGAGKTNFACMLAQRFVDDNPGTLVASNVRTLRETTGWTDKKGNERDGWTGGFPEFKEWLRHEGNPTRNEQTPKLGLLDELSSHAGGSGKAGQLTRKYMGPLVFKVRKFGGALIVIAHDEASIHPLLTRLGLVIKKTSKKKAVVYDRIVNGRPKGKRFEVEGIPPTDWRYDDKEETDWYWQNEEAEDDGSGLDETDVKQVAAWTMVTCRNAGLSTRQIAEYVPYGKSTVGNWLDDIDDGGEKADWVDTVDAIIA; encoded by the coding sequence ATGAGTGACGAAAACGCTACCCAAGACCTCTACACGCCCGCGCAGTCCCGCGAGCACCTCGACGGCTACGGCATCCGCGACCCACTCGCCCATCCGAACAGCGCCATCGTCGAAGACCAACTGGTTGACCGCTATCTCGCCGTCCTCCAGAACGTCTACGACCCCACCACCGCCGAGCGCCCCGATGTCCTTCCTGGCCGCGCCGAGCAGCTCGAGGAAGTCCGCCGAATCGCCGCCGTCTCCGCGACCGAACGCCACCGTGAGGCACTCGCCGACGGCGATATGCAGACGCTCAAGCACCTCACCGGCCAGCAGGACCAGCGCGCCGACGTGAGCGGAATGAAGGCCATCGGAAAGATCGACCAACTCATCAACGGTCCCGCGCCCATCCTCGTCATCATCGGCGAGCCCGGCGCTGGCAAGACGAACTTCGCGTGCATGCTCGCCCAGCGCTTCGTCGACGACAATCCCGGGACGCTCGTCGCCAGTAACGTCCGCACACTCCGCGAAACGACCGGCTGGACCGACAAGAAGGGGAACGAACGCGACGGCTGGACCGGTGGCTTCCCCGAGTTCAAAGAGTGGCTCCGCCACGAAGGCAACCCGACGCGGAACGAACAGACCCCGAAGCTCGGCCTCCTCGATGAACTCTCCTCGCACGCCGGCGGGAGCGGGAAAGCCGGCCAACTCACCCGCAAGTACATGGGCCCACTCGTCTTCAAGGTTCGCAAGTTCGGCGGCGCGCTCATCGTCATCGCCCACGACGAGGCATCCATCCACCCGCTCCTGACACGGCTCGGCCTCGTCATCAAGAAGACCTCGAAGAAGAAGGCCGTCGTCTACGACCGCATCGTCAACGGACGACCGAAGGGCAAACGCTTCGAGGTCGAGGGTATCCCGCCGACCGACTGGCGCTACGACGACAAGGAGGAGACCGATTGGTACTGGCAGAACGAGGAAGCCGAAGATGACGGTTCTGGCCTCGATGAAACCGACGTGAAACAGGTCGCGGCATGGACGATGGTCACGTGCCGGAATGCCGGTCTGTCCACCCGCCAAATCGCCGAGTACGTGCCGTATGGGAAGTCTACCGTCGGGAACTGGCTCGACGACATCGACGACGGCGGCGAAAAGGCTGATTGGGTGGACACCGTAGATGCCATAATCGCATGA
- a CDS encoding phage repressor protein yields the protein MRHSGDWMSLADDRILEYIRENGSGSPEKMRKEGPIHYSRPHIHTRCKTLTEKGLLNHLGNGVYVLTDDGEAYLEGRLDTQNWKYINDGSESASAGVEESNGETSEQEG from the coding sequence GTGAGACACTCCGGAGACTGGATGTCACTCGCAGACGACCGCATCCTTGAGTACATCCGGGAGAACGGATCGGGTTCTCCGGAGAAGATGCGGAAAGAGGGACCGATTCACTACTCCCGTCCGCACATCCACACCCGTTGTAAGACGCTCACCGAGAAGGGACTCCTGAATCACCTCGGGAACGGCGTCTACGTCCTCACAGACGACGGCGAGGCGTATCTTGAGGGGCGTCTCGACACACAGAACTGGAAGTATATCAACGACGGAAGCGAATCAGCAAGCGCCGGGGTCGAGGAATCGAACGGCGAGACGAGCGAGCAGGAGGGATAG
- a CDS encoding tyrosine-type recombinase/integrase: protein MSENDGADAADVIERLDELEARLDPEADLEPMSPEAAREEWLARLDDRSDSTIRSYRDRTVHFLRFCAAHDIENLNDLTTRHMKAYESGRISDGLDVSTRKNEWGTLQRFLEYCEDLDAVTSDVPDALDVPSPTKEERINTEKLPIERAETILENLKRYRYATREHVTFLLFWRTTMRLGALHSLDVQDVYLEEADLKRLRRDYEEEGYAPSVVEKMLERAETPFVFPRNRPATGTRLKNGVEGERVINLADEVGEIVADYLRVNRADIEDEHGRSPLLSSQKGDGRLSKSAIRNWMYVLTQPCEFGDECPHDRDPETCEAREHGYGNKCPSARSPHKIRTGSFTWHRDRGWPRRDLEAKANTTEIDVYDQPEHLTRAAGRRDLLDRLDEDDE from the coding sequence GTGAGTGAGAACGATGGCGCGGACGCGGCGGATGTCATCGAGCGCCTCGACGAGCTCGAGGCACGCCTCGACCCGGAGGCCGACCTCGAACCGATGTCTCCGGAAGCTGCTCGCGAAGAGTGGCTCGCGCGCCTCGACGACCGCTCGGACTCGACGATTCGCTCCTACCGTGATCGGACGGTTCATTTCCTCCGGTTCTGCGCGGCGCACGATATCGAGAACCTGAACGACCTGACGACACGGCACATGAAGGCCTACGAGTCGGGGCGTATCTCGGACGGCCTCGACGTGAGCACGCGGAAGAACGAGTGGGGGACACTCCAGCGTTTCCTCGAGTACTGCGAGGATCTCGACGCCGTCACCTCGGACGTCCCGGACGCTCTCGATGTTCCGAGTCCGACGAAGGAGGAGCGCATCAACACGGAGAAACTCCCGATCGAGCGCGCGGAGACCATCCTCGAAAACCTGAAGCGCTATCGGTACGCGACCCGCGAGCACGTCACTTTCCTGCTGTTCTGGCGGACGACGATGCGGCTCGGCGCGCTCCATTCACTCGACGTCCAGGACGTCTACCTGGAGGAGGCCGACCTCAAGCGACTGCGCCGTGACTACGAGGAGGAGGGCTACGCGCCGAGCGTCGTCGAGAAGATGCTCGAGCGTGCGGAGACCCCGTTCGTCTTCCCTCGGAATCGGCCCGCAACCGGCACGCGATTGAAGAACGGCGTCGAGGGCGAGCGTGTCATCAACCTCGCTGACGAGGTCGGCGAGATCGTCGCCGACTACCTACGCGTGAACCGCGCGGACATCGAGGACGAGCACGGTCGCTCGCCGCTTCTCTCCTCACAGAAGGGCGATGGTCGACTCTCGAAGTCGGCGATTCGGAACTGGATGTACGTGCTCACGCAGCCGTGCGAGTTCGGCGACGAGTGTCCACACGACCGCGATCCGGAGACGTGCGAGGCGCGCGAGCACGGCTACGGGAACAAGTGCCCGTCCGCGCGGAGTCCGCATAAGATCCGAACGGGCTCGTTCACGTGGCACCGTGATCGCGGCTGGCCGCGTCGCGACCTGGAGGCGAAAGCGAACACGACGGAGATCGACGTCTACGACCAACCCGAGCATCTGACGCGCGCCGCCGGGCGCCGTGACCTACTCGACCGACTCGACGAGGACGACGAATGA
- a CDS encoding DUF7221 family queuine tRNA-ribosyltransferase-like protein translates to MTEDEIVKQDSDIERPTFFAGAASGQQRSALRRLDPDAVMISHATANNVPWEGDYELFVDSGGYHHMQAGAGEYAESDEEYLRYLLKHRPDLYALRDYPCEPDLLRSLGRTVEEQQERTLEHHIRLYDKVDGHSLADNAVSVVQGWTREQYLDHLDALRDHGVMTDYLAIGSVCRRNADEDIADVVLAVRDAIPASVKLHAFGVKGSVLRFREVVDALDSVDSAAYDWAESRVPKTRSDGESFSWRDSARSYLNWRHDLLRTMGSESLHDDRSTQTTLVATDGGNCSAGSDTERSADMEGSE, encoded by the coding sequence GTGACCGAGGACGAGATCGTTAAGCAGGACAGCGACATCGAACGCCCGACGTTCTTCGCTGGCGCGGCGAGCGGTCAACAGAGATCGGCGCTCCGCCGTCTCGACCCGGACGCCGTGATGATCTCCCACGCAACGGCGAATAACGTGCCGTGGGAAGGGGACTACGAACTGTTCGTCGATTCCGGCGGCTACCACCATATGCAGGCTGGAGCGGGCGAGTACGCAGAAAGCGACGAGGAGTACCTCAGGTACCTACTTAAACACAGGCCCGATTTATATGCACTCCGAGACTATCCCTGCGAGCCCGACTTACTTCGCTCCCTCGGCCGGACCGTCGAAGAACAGCAAGAGCGTACGCTCGAACATCACATCCGGCTCTACGACAAAGTAGACGGCCACTCACTCGCCGATAATGCGGTTTCCGTCGTTCAGGGGTGGACACGAGAGCAGTACCTCGACCACTTAGACGCGCTCCGCGACCACGGCGTCATGACCGATTATCTCGCGATTGGCAGCGTCTGCCGACGCAACGCCGACGAAGACATAGCCGACGTGGTGCTCGCAGTTCGAGACGCTATCCCGGCGTCCGTGAAACTCCACGCTTTCGGCGTCAAAGGCTCAGTTCTCCGGTTCCGTGAGGTAGTCGATGCACTCGACAGCGTGGATTCTGCGGCCTACGATTGGGCCGAGAGTCGCGTCCCAAAGACGCGCTCGGACGGCGAATCATTCTCGTGGCGTGACTCCGCTCGCTCCTATCTCAACTGGCGACACGATCTCCTCCGAACGATGGGGTCCGAGTCGCTGCACGACGACCGGAGCACCCAAACGACACTCGTCGCGACGGACGGTGGGAATTGTTCAGCAGGTTCGGACACCGAACGATCTGCGGACATGGAGGGGTCCGAGTGA
- a CDS encoding DUF7692 domain-containing protein encodes MRIRTDGDYAHRKDVIEDAADFWGVNKTDAVVKSCDLAGRLVPQLENALAEADIPPSEAEKIAEKVSIRNINVEFQRATASVCETE; translated from the coding sequence ATGCGAATCCGAACGGACGGCGACTACGCACACCGCAAGGACGTCATTGAGGACGCCGCCGACTTCTGGGGAGTGAACAAGACCGACGCCGTCGTGAAATCGTGCGACCTCGCTGGCCGTCTGGTGCCGCAGTTAGAGAATGCGCTCGCCGAGGCCGACATCCCACCGAGTGAAGCTGAGAAGATCGCCGAAAAGGTAAGCATTCGAAATATTAACGTCGAATTTCAACGGGCGACAGCTTCAGTCTGTGAAACGGAGTAA